The following coding sequences lie in one Sorghum bicolor cultivar BTx623 chromosome 6, Sorghum_bicolor_NCBIv3, whole genome shotgun sequence genomic window:
- the LOC8074744 gene encoding putative F-box protein At2g33200: PSISLLSADLLLLHRSRSGSGSVPRIGSSARRRLPLGGVQRRRGSPRLGGGVGGSPHLLSPVASRPRLRPPRTGRRPCVRTSLSPPASAVPVGARPAAQGGRALAPPVVTMQPKHLWSLLFRILPKLLGLPASLLKKFRKEGLVELDIAMGTLPELPHDVLMNIFCTLEVPDLVRAGSVCSSWHAAYTCLRDLGKYKQSQTPCLFYTSESAGDNVGFLYSLKENRSYKLTLPEPPIRSRFLIGSSNGWLITADERSELHLVNPLTGEQVALPSVMTIEHVKPIFDVSGAIHKYELSYDIWEVSLPPSLHDPSDLRECLYFKAFVFPDPSTGSYIVVLIHNPNLQISFARPGDDKWTWVGQGHFYKDCIYMDGLLYALNYFGEIDAFDLTAFPVKMTVIMDEMTYPICESMYIIQAPWGDLLQVSRTVEVLPNAPWYVPGSGNYRARTLKTKVCKVDLEAKQLMEINRLPCHILFLGHNNSLCLSAEGHPGLKSNHAYFTDDLKELTVEYKNSTRDMGVMDLENSVKKDIVSQIWSNWPCPTWITPNLMKLNLAFSK; this comes from the coding sequence CCGTCCATATCCCTACTCAGCGCAGATCTTCTGCTCCTCCACCGCTCGCGCTCAGGCTCAGGCTCGGTCCCAAGGATCGGATCTTCCGCGCGTCGGCGGCTCCCCCTCGGCGGCGTCCAGCGACGGAGGGGCAGTcccaggctcggcggcggcgtcggcggctcaCCCCACCTTCTGTCGCCAgtcgcctcgcgccctcgcctgcgtcctccgcgcaccggccgacgaccctgcgtacgcacctccctctcccctcccgcctctgctgttcccgtgggagcccggccagctgcccagggtggccgggccttggctccgccGGTGGTGACTATGCAGCCGAAACATCTGTGGAGTCTACTCTTCAGAATCTTGCCTAAGCTGCTCGGTCTTCCTGCCAGTTTGCTGAAGAAATTCCGAAAGGAAGGGCTGGTGGAATTGGATATTGCAATGGGTACATTGCCAGAGCTGCCACATGATGTGTTGATGAACATCTTTTGTACGCTTGAGGTCCCTGACCTTGTACGAGCAGGCTCGGTCTGCTCGTCCTGGCATGCTGCCTACACATGCCTGCGCGACCTGGGGAAATACAAGCAGTCCCAGACACCGTGCCTGTTCTACACTTCTGAATCTGCCGGTGACAATGTTGGGTTTCTGTACAGCCTCAAGGAAAATAGGTCCTACAAGTTAACTCTACCCGAGCCACCCATCCGCAGTAGGTTCCTGATCGGGTCCTCCAATGGCTGGCTGATTACTGCAGATGAGAGGTCTGAGCTGCACCTTGTCAATCCCTTAACTGGTGAACAGGTTGCACTTCCCTCAGTGATGACCATCGAGCATGTGAAGCCCATCTTTGATGTATCGGGTGCTATCCATAAGTACGAGTTGTCATATGACATCTGGGAGGTCTCATTGCCACCCTCACTACATGATCCTAGCGATCTGCGCGAGTGCCTCTACTTCAAGGCATTTGTGTTTCCTGATCCATCCACTGGAAGCTACATCGTGGTTCTCATTCATAATCCAAATTTACAGATTTCGTTTGCACGACCAGGAGATGACAAGTGGACCTGGGTGGGACAAGGTCACTTCTATAAAGATTGCATATATATGGATGGTCTTTTATATGCACTGAATTATTTTGGAGAAATTGATGCATTTGATCTTACTGCGTTTCCTGTTAAAATGACAGTAATTATGGACGAGATGACGTATCCTATATGTGAAAGCATGTACATTATTCAGGCTCCATGGGGTGACCTGCTGCAGGTTTCGAGGACTGTTGAGGTACTACCGAATGCTCCATGGTATGTCCCTGGAAGTGGAAACTACCGGGCACGAACCTTAAAAACAAAAGTATGTAAGGTGGACTTGGAAGCAAAACAGCTAATGGAAATAAACAGGTTGCCATGCCATATTTTATTTCTTGGACACAACAATTCACTTTGCCTTAGTGCTGAAGGACACCCAGGACTGAAGTCAAATCATGCATACTTCACCGATGATCTTAAAGAATTGACTGTTGAATACAAAAATAGCACTCGTGATATGGGAGTTATGGACTTGGAAAATAGTGTCAAGAAGGACATTGTGTCTCAAATTTGGTCCAACTGGCCTTGTCCTACTTGGATAACACCCAATCTTATGAAGCTGAATTTGGCATTCAGTAAATAG